The Virgibacillus sp. MSP4-1 genome has a segment encoding these proteins:
- a CDS encoding adhesive domain-containing protein gives MKNYNYKQKLKRLNDVKLQRTKKIIASSAVATYLVVGTSGAPLGNLLIDPEYTVEAASLADVKLLSDVSVDAKLTERQSSYILSLGMTGTGAADAEVLTPNRTVVFYAPELAGKLTADGTADVSVEILPITMEDLPALDSAISDLTKNLNKLTQGLVSGIDGAVNDTLIANLVQVNGLKELNKAIDHLNHLDESLNDLLKYQDSVSATVNSDGTVVVEFSDGLGNHLSPLIQDVVKSAVQDVLKAVDNIDVKLLSGDPTGILSGSLNDFVIDPIVEPLIGAVTKSANDLVDQLLSNTTDITNELAGAQVIGNTTVNVDVTVDKPAEVDGSTKVFAAGLTDSTIDAPLLSSLNDSTEVTFNEDDDTDADADADADADADADADADADADADADADADADADADADADADADADADADADADADADADADADADADADADADSDIGTDISQDDTGDTELPDTATGMWTTGLIGAGAVLAGILARLFARRKSS, from the coding sequence ATGAAAAATTATAATTACAAACAAAAGCTTAAGAGGTTAAATGACGTAAAACTGCAGAGAACCAAAAAAATCATTGCATCATCAGCCGTTGCTACATATCTGGTTGTGGGGACCTCGGGAGCCCCGTTAGGAAATCTGTTAATTGATCCCGAATACACGGTTGAAGCAGCAAGCCTGGCAGATGTGAAATTATTAAGCGATGTTTCTGTGGATGCTAAGCTAACGGAGCGGCAGTCCTCGTATATTCTTTCGCTAGGAATGACAGGAACCGGGGCGGCAGATGCTGAGGTTTTAACTCCAAATCGAACAGTTGTGTTTTATGCACCTGAATTGGCAGGGAAACTGACAGCAGATGGTACTGCCGATGTATCTGTAGAGATTTTACCAATTACGATGGAAGACTTACCAGCTTTAGATTCTGCTATCAGTGATTTAACCAAGAATTTAAATAAGTTAACTCAGGGTCTGGTATCCGGGATTGATGGAGCGGTTAATGACACGCTTATAGCTAATCTGGTTCAAGTTAATGGTTTAAAAGAGCTAAATAAAGCTATTGATCATTTAAATCATTTAGATGAATCTTTAAATGATTTATTAAAATATCAGGATTCCGTGTCTGCTACTGTAAACTCTGATGGAACAGTTGTTGTTGAATTCTCTGATGGATTAGGAAACCATCTGTCGCCATTAATACAGGATGTAGTTAAATCTGCCGTTCAGGATGTTTTAAAAGCAGTGGATAATATAGATGTTAAATTGCTAAGCGGAGATCCAACAGGAATATTGAGTGGTTCATTAAACGATTTTGTTATCGATCCAATTGTTGAACCTTTAATTGGAGCTGTAACGAAAAGCGCAAACGACCTTGTTGATCAGTTATTAAGTAATACCACAGATATTACAAACGAGTTGGCAGGAGCACAAGTGATTGGAAACACCACTGTAAATGTTGATGTAACTGTGGATAAACCAGCAGAAGTTGATGGAAGTACAAAAGTATTTGCAGCAGGCTTAACCGATTCGACTATTGATGCCCCATTACTGAGCAGTTTAAATGACAGTACAGAAGTTACATTTAATGAAGATGATGATACGGACGCTGATGCCGATGCTGACGCCGATGCTGACGCTGATGCCGATGCTGATGCCGACGCCGATGCCGACGCCGATGCTGACGCCGATGCCGACGCCGATGCTGATGCCGATGCTGACGCCGATGCCGACGCTGATGCCGACGCCGATGCTGACGCTGACGCTGATGCTGACGCCGACGCCGATGCCGATGCTGACGCCGATGCCGACGCTGACGCTGATGCCGACTCAGACATCGGCACGGATATTAGTCAGGATGATACAGGAGATACAGAGCTTCCGGATACAGCAACGGGCATGTGGACGACAGGTTTAATAGGTGCGGGTGCTGTTCTTGCTGGTATTCTTGCCCGACTCTTTGCCAGACGTAAGAGTTCATAA
- a CDS encoding class D sortase: MKILSNVLMITGILFIGYFGYQFLSFEIGKNQTLAEAQELIDRFQQMNGKSGGESNFQAGHMDAFGTLEIPRLEKTIGIVEGADEEALAKGVGHMMQTAFPGQNEQIVLSGHRDTVFRDFGKLDIGDQFVVHMPYGDYTYQIRKTEIVPEDDTSVVGKAGKEELVVSTCYPFHYVGNAPERFVAYAYPVENKK, translated from the coding sequence TTGAAGATCCTTAGTAATGTGCTGATGATTACAGGAATCTTATTCATCGGCTATTTCGGCTATCAATTTCTGTCCTTCGAAATTGGAAAAAATCAGACGCTGGCAGAGGCGCAGGAGCTCATTGACCGTTTTCAGCAAATGAATGGCAAATCTGGTGGAGAATCCAATTTTCAAGCAGGCCACATGGATGCGTTTGGTACACTGGAGATTCCGCGTCTGGAAAAAACAATTGGTATTGTAGAAGGAGCAGATGAAGAGGCGCTGGCAAAAGGCGTGGGTCATATGATGCAAACGGCCTTTCCCGGACAGAATGAACAAATTGTATTATCCGGACACAGGGACACCGTTTTTCGGGATTTTGGGAAACTGGATATCGGTGATCAGTTTGTTGTTCACATGCCTTATGGTGACTACACCTATCAAATTCGTAAAACAGAAATTGTCCCGGAAGATGACACATCGGTTGTAGGCAAAGCAGGGAAGGAGGAGCTCGTTGTTTCTACCTGTTATCCGTTTCATTATGTCGGAAATGCCCCGGAACGCTTCGTTGCCTATGCTTATCCGGTTGAAAATAAGAAGTGA
- a CDS encoding ABC transporter permease produces MQWSVIYKREMMEYARNIKWIWVPIVFFIFGIMDQITMYYLPKIIDATGGMPEGAEINIPTPPPAEAFFLSMNEMNTLGILIIGLISMGLIAGELKSGVYELVLSKPVKFANYVTAKWASLSTLVLVSLFTGLLAGWYYTNILFGDLGFDKFLTAFLIYGIYLIFFVTIAVLVNTWFKSPGMVLFLSILLIVLVNLLTSALGHILTWSPGHISSYISTYLFTGNLTEEMWGAIGTTIVLIIGMLFAAVEILKRKEL; encoded by the coding sequence ATGCAATGGTCGGTCATATATAAACGTGAAATGATGGAATATGCCCGTAATATAAAATGGATCTGGGTTCCGATTGTCTTTTTCATCTTTGGGATTATGGATCAGATCACGATGTATTATTTACCAAAAATTATTGATGCAACAGGCGGTATGCCGGAAGGAGCCGAAATCAATATCCCTACTCCTCCTCCAGCTGAGGCCTTCTTCTTAAGTATGAACGAAATGAATACTCTTGGAATTCTGATTATCGGCTTAATCTCAATGGGATTGATTGCAGGAGAATTGAAAAGCGGCGTATATGAGTTGGTTTTGTCCAAACCCGTTAAGTTTGCCAACTATGTCACGGCAAAATGGGCATCCCTTTCAACATTAGTTCTGGTATCTCTATTCACAGGACTGCTGGCCGGCTGGTATTATACAAATATTTTATTCGGGGATTTAGGCTTTGATAAATTTCTGACTGCCTTTCTCATCTATGGGATTTATCTGATATTTTTTGTAACGATTGCGGTCCTTGTAAATACCTGGTTTAAGAGCCCGGGTATGGTCCTATTCCTGTCCATTTTACTGATTGTTCTTGTCAATCTCTTAACAAGTGCATTGGGTCACATCCTAACCTGGAGCCCTGGTCATATTTCTTCCTATATAAGCACCTATCTATTTACAGGCAACTTAACAGAAGAAATGTGGGGAGCTATTGGCACAACCATCGTTCTGATCATTGGGATGCTATTTGCTGCAGTTGAAATATTGAAACGTAAAGAATTATAA
- a CDS encoding ABC transporter ATP-binding protein produces MPLMEVHGLTKKFDHKEVVKDLSFELQPGKCVALLGPNGAGKTTTLRMLAGFSRPTDGRITFDQQSLSADIRQYVGYLPQFPSFHNWMSGLEFLVYVGQLSYLTKAEATERANELLKRVGLEDAKKQRIKKYSGGMKQRLGIAQALMNDPKLIILDEPVSALDPIGRREVLNLMRELKQDAAILFSTHILNDAEEVSDELLMLHNGELVEQGSLEKLNHLDQTGKIQLNFAVYPENLESELENLSSIQHIRPVGQGVEVVVRDMDEARKEILKIVTTNEWPLTKFEQAKTTLEDVFMKVVNS; encoded by the coding sequence ATGCCTTTGATGGAAGTTCATGGATTGACGAAAAAATTTGATCATAAAGAAGTGGTCAAAGATTTATCTTTTGAATTACAGCCGGGGAAATGTGTCGCACTCCTGGGGCCTAATGGGGCCGGTAAAACAACCACTCTTCGCATGCTCGCCGGGTTCAGCCGACCAACTGATGGGCGAATTACTTTTGACCAGCAGTCATTGTCAGCAGATATTCGTCAATATGTCGGCTATTTACCTCAGTTTCCTTCCTTTCATAATTGGATGAGTGGACTGGAATTTCTCGTTTACGTTGGACAGCTCTCCTATTTAACCAAAGCAGAAGCGACGGAGCGTGCCAATGAATTACTTAAGAGAGTTGGACTGGAGGATGCGAAAAAGCAGAGAATTAAAAAGTATTCAGGGGGAATGAAGCAGCGTCTGGGAATCGCACAGGCTCTTATGAATGATCCTAAGCTTATTATTCTTGATGAACCTGTTTCAGCCCTTGACCCGATTGGAAGACGTGAAGTTTTAAACCTTATGCGGGAATTAAAACAGGATGCCGCTATTCTGTTCTCAACCCATATATTAAATGACGCAGAAGAAGTCAGTGATGAACTGCTGATGCTACATAATGGAGAACTTGTTGAACAGGGCTCACTTGAAAAACTGAATCACCTCGATCAAACCGGAAAAATACAATTGAATTTTGCTGTTTATCCGGAAAATCTGGAATCCGAGCTGGAAAATCTATCATCCATTCAGCACATACGCCCGGTTGGACAAGGAGTAGAAGTTGTCGTACGTGACATGGATGAAGCGAGGAAAGAGATATTAAAAATCGTTACTACAAATGAATGGCCGCTCACCAAATTTGAGCAGGCGAAAACAACACTGGAAGATGTGTTTATGAAGGTGGTGAATTCCTGA
- a CDS encoding PLD nuclease N-terminal domain-containing protein, whose product MSNLAEINWALIAPLLIVELILMVIALIDLIRIDETNGPKWVWAIVCIFISILGPVLYFIFGRRQ is encoded by the coding sequence ATGAGTAACTTGGCAGAAATAAACTGGGCGTTAATTGCTCCCCTGCTCATCGTGGAATTAATATTGATGGTTATAGCACTTATTGACTTAATTCGTATTGATGAAACAAATGGTCCAAAATGGGTATGGGCCATTGTCTGTATTTTTATAAGCATTTTAGGTCCTGTACTTTACTTTATTTTTGGGAGGAGGCAGTAA
- a CDS encoding RNA polymerase sigma factor codes for MDAEQLDDVLSKSRKEIIEYVYDQFGEQIKRVIFTYVKNHAQTDDIFQEFLITVYHKINTYKGKSKFETWLYRIAVNKCKDYLRSPIHRLFKHNEQLEESRIDLSPENKVYLAEIEIDIVEAILSLPVKYREVIVLRFYKTFSIKEISETLKVKESTVKTRLSRGKKKIQLILGGDYIEK; via the coding sequence TTGGACGCTGAACAACTCGATGATGTTTTATCCAAATCGCGAAAAGAAATTATAGAATATGTATATGACCAGTTTGGTGAACAAATAAAACGAGTAATTTTTACTTACGTTAAAAACCATGCTCAAACAGACGATATTTTTCAGGAATTTTTAATTACCGTTTATCATAAGATTAACACTTATAAAGGAAAATCAAAATTTGAAACATGGCTTTATCGAATTGCGGTTAATAAATGTAAAGATTACTTGAGGTCTCCGATTCATAGGCTGTTCAAGCATAATGAGCAATTGGAAGAATCCCGAATAGATTTATCACCAGAAAATAAAGTTTACTTGGCGGAGATTGAAATAGATATTGTGGAAGCTATACTTTCCCTACCTGTTAAATATAGAGAAGTAATTGTTCTTAGATTTTACAAAACCTTTTCAATTAAAGAAATTAGCGAAACTTTGAAAGTAAAGGAATCTACAGTAAAAACAAGATTATCCCGAGGAAAAAAGAAAATTCAATTAATACTTGGGGGTGATTATATTGAAAAATAA
- a CDS encoding LysM peptidoglycan-binding domain-containing protein has product MFQHHRLEQTEDGYNVILYLEPNQTEFAKELGSKDDPALETDLKKGAIHYLRTKVPNLRVNVVKVMLGSMIIASIPLTQGMFANPVEASSITKVESQNLTYTIESGDTLFSIAQKYDIDVDDIKAANNLPGNTIKAGQSLTIPTAPYTVKAGDTLYRIARDHQTNVDVIMKANLLHEPTIFAGQTLLIPTSIQKEEEAAPGPVLVDTSHTVEAGETLYGIANQYGISVDQLKHTNGLSTNTIVIGQTLAIPKAQDTNSPAQPAQTVNYTVQAGDSLSLIAKKFGTTVDQIKQANGLSSDFIRVGQELSIPDPETQVKQPVLTDEELDTYTVKSGDTLIGIASFHNTTVDAIKEANGLTSDTIRAGQILTIPDNAPVTESDTQHTQTEADQAANRPAIYTVQSGDSLSSIGNRFGLSVSELMSMNHLTNDTLYIGQTLRLDETAATTQNRISYQTHTVEAGDNIWALSKEYGIPQAELLRANNLTTQSALSIGQELRIPVHEIAVQPTVSEKHGEFLDWWTEAQYVFPIDSTAKVTDFATGKSFYVTRTIGANHADVEPATANDTAIIKEVWGGSFSWEERAVLVEVNGHKIAGSMTSMPHDIQYIKDNHFNGHTDIHFKNSTRHKDGQINPRHQEQIQIAAGLIQS; this is encoded by the coding sequence ATGTTTCAACACCACAGATTAGAACAGACAGAAGATGGTTATAACGTCATTTTATATCTTGAACCAAATCAGACAGAATTTGCAAAAGAATTAGGCTCCAAAGATGATCCTGCTTTGGAAACAGACTTAAAAAAAGGAGCTATTCATTATTTACGGACAAAGGTTCCGAATCTGAGAGTAAATGTCGTTAAGGTAATGCTCGGTTCCATGATTATTGCTTCCATTCCTCTTACACAAGGAATGTTTGCAAACCCTGTGGAAGCAAGCAGCATTACCAAGGTGGAAAGTCAAAATTTAACGTATACCATTGAAAGCGGGGACACCCTTTTTTCCATCGCTCAAAAATACGATATAGATGTTGATGATATAAAAGCTGCCAACAATCTTCCCGGCAATACCATTAAAGCCGGCCAGTCCTTAACCATTCCAACTGCACCCTATACGGTAAAAGCCGGTGATACGCTTTATCGTATTGCCAGGGATCACCAAACAAATGTCGATGTAATTATGAAGGCCAATCTTTTACATGAGCCAACGATTTTTGCCGGACAGACCTTGCTGATCCCGACTTCGATTCAAAAGGAAGAAGAAGCAGCTCCCGGGCCAGTTTTAGTAGATACCTCCCACACCGTTGAGGCCGGAGAAACACTTTACGGGATTGCAAACCAATACGGAATTTCAGTGGATCAGCTTAAACACACAAATGGTCTGAGTACAAATACAATCGTGATTGGGCAAACACTGGCAATTCCAAAGGCTCAGGATACGAATAGTCCTGCTCAGCCCGCTCAAACTGTTAACTATACTGTGCAGGCTGGAGATTCCCTGTCTCTCATTGCGAAAAAATTTGGAACGACCGTCGATCAAATCAAACAAGCAAACGGATTATCGTCTGATTTCATTCGTGTTGGGCAGGAGCTTTCCATCCCTGATCCCGAAACACAAGTTAAGCAGCCAGTCCTAACCGATGAAGAACTGGATACCTACACGGTAAAATCCGGAGACACACTCATCGGCATTGCTTCCTTTCACAACACCACAGTAGACGCCATTAAAGAAGCAAATGGGCTTACTTCTGATACAATTCGGGCAGGACAGATTTTAACTATACCGGACAATGCCCCTGTAACAGAAAGTGACACGCAACATACGCAAACAGAAGCTGATCAGGCTGCCAACCGACCGGCTATTTATACCGTACAGTCCGGCGATTCTTTATCTTCTATAGGAAATCGTTTTGGATTAAGTGTGAGTGAGCTTATGTCCATGAACCATTTAACAAACGACACCCTTTACATCGGGCAGACGTTAAGACTTGATGAAACAGCAGCAACCACACAAAATCGCATATCCTATCAAACACACACTGTAGAGGCAGGAGATAACATTTGGGCTTTAAGTAAAGAATACGGCATTCCCCAGGCAGAGCTGTTAAGAGCCAACAACTTGACCACCCAGTCAGCATTATCCATTGGACAGGAGCTCCGTATACCTGTGCATGAAATCGCCGTACAGCCAACAGTCAGTGAGAAACATGGGGAATTTTTAGACTGGTGGACAGAAGCACAATACGTCTTTCCGATTGACTCAACAGCAAAGGTGACCGACTTTGCTACAGGAAAATCCTTTTATGTCACCCGAACAATAGGGGCTAACCATGCCGACGTAGAGCCCGCAACTGCTAACGATACTGCCATTATTAAAGAAGTATGGGGAGGATCTTTCAGCTGGGAAGAACGTGCTGTGCTGGTTGAAGTGAACGGCCATAAAATCGCCGGGTCCATGACATCTATGCCCCATGATATTCAATATATAAAAGATAACCATTTCAACGGTCATACCGATATTCATTTTAAAAACAGCACCCGCCACAAGGATGGACAAATAAATCCCCGCCACCAGGAACAGATCCAAATCGCTGCCGGTTTAATCCAATCATAA
- a CDS encoding YfhE family protein produces the protein MGKQQRTNEEKRFNLSKTQQVLYQREFKQADKVFKQNRTKS, from the coding sequence ATGGGTAAACAGCAAAGAACAAACGAAGAAAAGCGTTTCAACCTTTCGAAGACGCAACAGGTATTATATCAAAGGGAATTTAAACAGGCAGACAAAGTATTTAAACAAAACAGGACTAAATCCTGA
- the recX gene encoding recombination regulator RecX gives MAKISKITTQKKRKNRFNIFIEEGRGESYAFSVDEDILVKYALRKGMELDPATMESLKAQDEIHKFYGMAVNLLSYRIRSEKELTDYLRKKEAEEEQIQQVLHKLKQEGYVDDREFAYTFVRSRMNTSSKGPLLLKKELLEKGITAAIAEEAIAVYSTETQREKVLKLIEKKLRSRSKKSFQQQIQSVQATLVQKGFSTDVIRDSLQEASAKYRDQDAEKEAVMHQGLKLLGKYQHKAEGYELKQKIKAGLYRKGFEMDKIEAFIDEHVESEA, from the coding sequence TTGGCTAAAATCTCCAAAATTACCACGCAAAAGAAACGGAAAAACCGCTTTAACATTTTTATAGAGGAAGGCAGGGGTGAATCCTATGCCTTCAGTGTGGATGAGGATATCCTTGTGAAATATGCCTTGCGCAAAGGGATGGAACTTGATCCGGCAACAATGGAGTCTCTGAAAGCACAGGATGAAATACATAAGTTTTACGGGATGGCTGTTAACCTGCTCAGTTACCGGATCCGCTCTGAAAAGGAGCTGACCGATTATTTGCGCAAGAAGGAAGCTGAGGAGGAGCAGATTCAACAGGTCCTTCACAAACTGAAACAGGAAGGCTATGTTGATGATCGTGAATTTGCCTATACGTTTGTAAGATCGAGGATGAATACCTCGAGTAAGGGTCCTTTACTGCTAAAAAAGGAATTGCTTGAAAAGGGAATCACCGCCGCTATAGCCGAAGAAGCCATTGCCGTCTATTCAACGGAAACGCAAAGAGAAAAAGTGCTGAAACTGATTGAAAAAAAGCTTCGTTCGCGTTCGAAAAAATCTTTTCAGCAGCAAATTCAGTCTGTACAGGCTACACTCGTTCAAAAAGGGTTCTCGACTGACGTGATCCGTGATAGCTTACAGGAAGCCAGTGCTAAGTATCGCGATCAGGATGCTGAGAAGGAGGCTGTGATGCATCAGGGGCTGAAGCTTTTAGGGAAATATCAGCACAAGGCGGAGGGCTATGAGCTTAAACAGAAAATAAAGGCTGGCCTGTATCGAAAGGGCTTTGAAATGGACAAGATTGAGGCTTTTATCGATGAGCATGTAGAGTCGGAGGCATAA
- a CDS encoding YfhH family protein, with translation MEMRYSDMTVEQLREEIARLTEKAQKAEQLGMVNEYAVYERKMMMAKAYMMDPAAYEAGDIYEIENTPNHYFKIDYRNGVFVWGKRTDREGNPIAIDTEQEALPISMLGNYMPPEK, from the coding sequence ATGGAAATGAGATACAGTGATATGACAGTGGAGCAGCTGCGCGAGGAAATTGCAAGACTTACGGAAAAAGCGCAAAAGGCCGAGCAATTAGGCATGGTTAATGAGTATGCAGTTTATGAGCGCAAAATGATGATGGCAAAAGCATATATGATGGATCCTGCAGCTTATGAAGCCGGTGATATTTATGAAATTGAAAATACACCGAATCATTACTTCAAAATTGATTACAGGAATGGAGTTTTTGTCTGGGGAAAACGTACCGACCGTGAAGGGAATCCCATTGCCATAGATACCGAACAGGAAGCTTTACCCATATCCATGCTGGGGAATTATATGCCGCCGGAAAAATAG
- a CDS encoding YpzG family protein produces MGFKKQKYLKNTPFQAPHAKAKHASNQVGGETRRTQTEIINAIQVSKRT; encoded by the coding sequence ATGGGTTTTAAAAAGCAAAAATATTTGAAAAACACACCTTTCCAGGCACCGCATGCCAAAGCTAAGCATGCCAGCAACCAGGTAGGCGGCGAAACCAGACGAACACAAACCGAAATCATCAACGCCATTCAGGTGAGCAAACGGACGTAG
- a CDS encoding small, acid-soluble spore protein K: MVRNKAKNFPIQRYEEKPHAKAKFSSKRADGTINTHPQERMAKSSQQNENEVE; this comes from the coding sequence ATGGTCCGGAATAAAGCTAAGAATTTTCCTATCCAGCGTTACGAGGAAAAACCACATGCAAAAGCAAAATTCTCTTCCAAGCGGGCAGATGGAACCATCAATACCCATCCACAGGAGAGAATGGCGAAATCATCTCAACAAAATGAAAATGAGGTGGAATAA
- a CDS encoding metal-dependent hydrolase gives MDTATHITMGVALGGLSTLDPVVQQDSIVFQSIIVGTLLGSNAPDFDTILKFKNNALYIRNHRGITHSVPAVLVWGTAISTTIHTFVPETAFWHLFFWTLLAVILHVFVDIFNAYGTQAARPFNQNWIALGWINTFDPYIFALHIIGIIAWLIFDADPGFTFLILYCVLFLYYLKRYFDKQDIVTKIHQQFDDVEQIVTSPTIRHNFWKLAITTDDHFYVAQAENGGIKVVDTFIRKKLPDHPAMKKALQDRNVKAFISFSPVYRWEIEELDRYTEVRFIDLRYRSKGHYPFVAVVKLDHDYNIKNSYTGWIYSEEKLQKKLHPVPN, from the coding sequence ATGGATACAGCCACACACATCACGATGGGAGTCGCTCTGGGCGGCCTCTCAACACTCGATCCTGTGGTTCAGCAGGATTCCATAGTATTTCAATCCATAATAGTCGGGACACTTTTAGGTTCCAATGCTCCTGACTTTGATACCATCCTGAAGTTTAAAAATAATGCTTTATATATTCGAAATCATCGGGGAATTACTCATTCCGTGCCAGCTGTTTTAGTCTGGGGGACCGCTATTTCAACGACTATCCATACATTTGTGCCCGAGACCGCTTTTTGGCACTTGTTTTTCTGGACACTCCTGGCTGTAATTTTACATGTATTTGTCGATATTTTTAATGCATATGGGACTCAGGCAGCCCGGCCGTTTAACCAGAACTGGATAGCACTCGGCTGGATCAATACGTTTGATCCATATATATTCGCCCTCCATATCATTGGAATTATTGCCTGGCTGATTTTCGATGCTGATCCCGGATTCACCTTTCTTATTCTCTATTGTGTTCTGTTTTTGTACTATCTGAAAAGGTACTTTGACAAGCAGGACATCGTAACCAAAATTCATCAGCAATTTGATGATGTGGAGCAGATTGTTACTTCGCCTACCATCAGGCATAATTTTTGGAAACTGGCGATAACGACAGATGACCATTTTTATGTCGCCCAGGCTGAAAATGGAGGTATTAAAGTTGTGGATACCTTTATTCGCAAAAAACTCCCGGATCATCCAGCAATGAAAAAGGCGCTGCAGGACCGGAATGTCAAAGCTTTTATCTCCTTTTCGCCGGTCTACCGTTGGGAAATTGAAGAATTAGACCGCTATACGGAAGTACGCTTTATTGATTTACGCTACCGTTCAAAGGGGCATTATCCATTTGTGGCGGTTGTCAAGCTGGACCATGATTATAACATTAAGAATTCCTATACCGGCTGGATTTATTCGGAGGAAAAGCTGCAAAAGAAACTGCACCCCGTTCCGAACTAG
- the mutY gene encoding A/G-specific adenine glycosylase — translation MYDYQSRVEELDIQAFQTDLIQWFAEKHRDLPWRQDPTPYHVWVSEIMLQQTRVDTVIPYYQRFMEKFPTPDALAKADEQDVLKVWEGLGYYSRARNLQTAVQEVVEGYNGKVPDDPKKLGDLKGVGPYTKGAILSIAYQQPEPAVDGNVMRVISRILRVEEDIAKQKTRKLVEGIIRDIISREDPSSFNQGLMELGALVCKPKNPVCHECPLQAHCQAYKHDLQETLPIKSSKKKQTRKPYAVLIIRNEKGEILVQKRPEKGLLANLWQFPMVSLDEVDFPALIQWFQNEYGLQLELDQKVMNIKHVFSHLVWQLDVYAATVKDGTLTEDKGVFLDYGDLIKLPFPVSHQKMLPYI, via the coding sequence ATGTACGATTATCAATCCCGCGTTGAAGAATTGGATATACAAGCTTTTCAAACGGATCTAATACAATGGTTTGCGGAAAAGCACCGTGATCTTCCCTGGAGGCAGGATCCGACTCCCTATCATGTCTGGGTATCTGAAATCATGCTTCAGCAGACTCGAGTGGACACGGTGATTCCGTATTATCAGCGCTTTATGGAAAAGTTCCCTACACCTGATGCGCTCGCAAAAGCTGATGAACAGGACGTTCTTAAGGTGTGGGAGGGCTTAGGATATTATTCCCGTGCCCGTAATCTTCAAACCGCTGTACAGGAAGTCGTTGAAGGTTACAACGGAAAAGTGCCTGATGATCCTAAAAAGCTCGGTGATTTAAAAGGTGTTGGACCCTATACAAAAGGGGCCATTTTGAGCATTGCCTATCAGCAGCCAGAACCGGCTGTTGATGGAAATGTCATGCGTGTTATATCCCGTATTTTAAGAGTTGAAGAAGACATTGCCAAGCAGAAAACAAGGAAATTGGTTGAAGGTATTATTCGCGATATCATTTCCCGGGAGGACCCTTCCTCGTTTAACCAGGGTCTAATGGAATTGGGAGCATTAGTCTGCAAACCGAAAAATCCTGTCTGTCATGAATGTCCTCTTCAAGCTCATTGTCAGGCGTATAAGCATGATTTGCAGGAGACCCTGCCGATTAAGTCCTCCAAAAAGAAACAAACACGGAAACCATATGCTGTCCTGATAATTAGAAATGAAAAAGGAGAAATCCTTGTGCAAAAAAGGCCTGAAAAAGGGCTGCTGGCCAATCTCTGGCAATTCCCGATGGTTTCTTTAGATGAGGTTGATTTCCCCGCCCTCATCCAATGGTTCCAAAATGAGTACGGTCTTCAACTTGAGCTTGATCAAAAGGTAATGAATATTAAACATGTGTTTTCCCATCTTGTTTGGCAGCTGGATGTATATGCGGCAACGGTCAAGGATGGAACACTAACAGAAGACAAGGGTGTTTTTCTGGATTATGGCGACTTAATAAAGCTTCCTTTTCCCGTGTCCCATCAGAAAATGCTTCCGTATATCTAA
- a CDS encoding gamma-type small acid-soluble spore protein encodes MANKKTQSGTNVQHVKQQNQQAAQGQSQQQGQQQFGAEFASETDVQRVKQQNQKSQQNKK; translated from the coding sequence ATGGCTAACAAGAAAACCCAATCTGGCACTAATGTGCAGCATGTAAAACAACAAAACCAACAAGCTGCACAAGGCCAAAGCCAACAGCAAGGTCAACAGCAGTTTGGCGCTGAATTCGCTTCTGAAACTGATGTACAACGTGTAAAACAACAAAACCAAAAGTCTCAACAAAACAAAAAGTAA